A genomic segment from Cytophagales bacterium encodes:
- a CDS encoding 50S ribosomal protein L1, producing the protein MSKLTKNKKNALSKFDNNKQYPLAEAAKIVKDISYVKFDASVDLHIRLGIDTRKSEQMIRGVVTLPNGTGKQVRVLALCTPEKEDEAKKAGADHVGLEDYIEKIEKGWTDIDVIITMPSVMAKVGKLGKILGPRNLMPNPKSGTVTQDIGKAVKEVKSGKIDFRVDKTGIIHTSIGKISFSPDKIAENASEVIQEVSKLKPPSAKGNYLKSIIITSSMSPGVAVDVSALEN; encoded by the coding sequence ATGAGCAAGCTTACAAAAAATAAAAAGAACGCATTATCAAAATTTGATAACAATAAGCAATATCCTTTAGCTGAAGCAGCAAAAATTGTAAAAGATATTAGTTATGTAAAATTTGATGCTTCAGTTGATCTGCATATTCGGTTGGGAATAGACACCCGGAAATCCGAGCAAATGATAAGAGGCGTAGTGACGCTTCCTAATGGAACAGGTAAGCAGGTCAGGGTTTTGGCTCTTTGTACTCCTGAAAAAGAAGATGAAGCTAAAAAAGCTGGCGCTGACCACGTAGGATTGGAGGATTATATAGAAAAAATAGAAAAAGGCTGGACCGATATTGATGTGATCATTACGATGCCCTCTGTAATGGCAAAGGTAGGAAAATTGGGCAAAATATTAGGACCCAGGAATTTAATGCCCAATCCGAAATCAGGTACCGTTACTCAAGATATTGGAAAAGCAGTGAAGGAAGTAAAATCAGGAAAAATAGATTTTAGAGTAGATAAAACAGGTATAATTCATACCAGCATTGGTAAAATCTCTTTTTCACCTGATAAAATTGCTGAAAATGCTTCCGAAGTAATTCAGGAAGTTTCAAAACTAAAGCCACCTTCGGCAAAGGGTAATTATTTAAAAAGTATTATTATTACAAGTTCAATGAGCCCGGGAGTAGCGGTTGATGTCAGTGCTTTGGAGAATTAA
- the rplK gene encoding 50S ribosomal protein L11, protein MAKQIKEYLKLQVRGGQANPAPPVGPSLGAKGINIMEFCNRFNERTKDKQGVLLPVVIAIYVDKSFDFIIKTSPAAVLLTQAAKVKKGSPEPNRNKVGSVTWDQIKEIAETKMQDLNAFKIEQAMKIIAGTARSMGITVKGQMTKHE, encoded by the coding sequence ATGGCAAAGCAAATAAAAGAGTATTTAAAGCTTCAGGTAAGAGGAGGCCAGGCCAATCCGGCTCCTCCTGTAGGCCCTTCGCTTGGCGCCAAGGGTATAAATATCATGGAGTTTTGTAACCGATTTAACGAAAGAACTAAAGATAAGCAAGGAGTATTATTACCGGTTGTAATTGCCATTTATGTTGACAAGTCATTTGATTTTATCATCAAGACCTCACCTGCTGCTGTATTGTTAACCCAGGCTGCTAAAGTAAAAAAAGGCTCTCCTGAACCAAACCGCAATAAAGTTGGTTCAGTTACCTGGGATCAAATAAAAGAAATAGCAGAAACAAAAATGCAGGACCTTAATGCATTTAAGATTGAGCAGGCAATGAAAATAATAGCAGGTACAGCACGAAGTATGGGTATTACTGTAAAAGGACAAATGACGAAGCACGAATGA
- the nusG gene encoding transcription termination/antitermination factor NusG — MSEHKWYVIRAISGKEQQVKSYLDKAISRQKLEDFIPEVLIPSKKVYEVRNGKKRIREKNFFPGYVLVSADLSHGEVTHLVKSIPGVIGFLGSRDGGTSINPTPLRQSEVNKILGNVDEAAEEREKFETSFIVGETVMVTDGPFSGFTGNVEEVFDEKKKLNVMVKIFGRNTPMELNYMQVEKKS; from the coding sequence ATGAGCGAACATAAATGGTATGTGATCAGAGCTATTTCCGGCAAAGAACAACAGGTTAAATCTTATCTAGATAAGGCGATCAGCAGACAAAAATTAGAAGATTTTATTCCCGAAGTGCTGATTCCTTCCAAAAAGGTTTATGAGGTTCGTAATGGTAAAAAACGTATAAGAGAGAAAAACTTTTTTCCCGGATACGTTTTAGTTTCTGCTGACTTATCTCATGGAGAGGTAACCCATCTTGTTAAGAGTATTCCCGGAGTGATAGGATTTTTAGGTTCCAGGGATGGAGGAACTTCCATAAATCCTACACCATTGCGTCAATCTGAAGTGAATAAAATTTTGGGTAATGTTGATGAAGCAGCAGAGGAGCGGGAAAAGTTTGAGACTTCTTTTATTGTTGGTGAAACTGTGATGGTGACGGATGGGCCCTTTAGTGGCTTTACCGGTAACGTTGAAGAGGTTTTTGACGAAAAAAAGAAATTGAATGTAATGGTGAAAATATTCGGAAGAAACACTCCCATGGAGCTTAATTATATGCAGGTAGAGAAAAAATCTTAA